In Flammeovirgaceae bacterium 311, one DNA window encodes the following:
- a CDS encoding ompa/motb domain protein (COG2885 Outer membrane protein and related peptidoglycan-associated (lipo)proteins) produces MNFSFKHLYSTVLLLLSISGAAHAQANFAPQKVGEAINSVYAELNPVLSPDGNELFFVRANHPQNGFGAKDSEDVWYSKRGEDGTWSEAVRVPELNIGRYNAVWAFTQDGSAVLIQGRYNKDGDFWKKRGFSLVRRTSAGEWETPKTLSLSKFHRKNRGLYTTAYLTPDGRHILMSFSRKYNGKKSRLYVSREKEPGHYGRPKKIKIKQGSAQHAPFASADGQKLYYSSNKSGNFDVWVAERLDESWRKWSEPQPLSSINSANWESYFRTNIKGSQAWYSARADKNSNPDLYTIKLFEENPFIVVSGQVINKKTNLPITNLSGVTLYANDSLENSLMVNEDGTYTMKLPLGKKYQLKPQLANYDADPVTVEADSLYEYTETKLDLYFTPWTVVKVQGKLLERSTLAPFPAEANARIMVNGKEPDSLVVNAKTGEYALWVPYGQNYKLQVQAKGHKTEEQPLLLDKVKAYQVISRDLYASKVNTATVQGRLLDRKTGKTFPAGVPVQVMLNDTLQLTIIDTLGTYAVPLALGNTYSLSAKAEGYYPITETIDLSQEEKQIKVYKDLYLAPVEVGQSIRLNNVFFENAKSTLKPESFTELDRVVTFLQENPNMKIEIAGHTDNKGTAALNNKLSADRAGAVAKYITGKGIASDRLTSRGYGSTKPEADNKTEEGRSRNRRVEFTILEIKN; encoded by the coding sequence ATGAATTTCTCTTTTAAGCATTTATATAGCACAGTACTCCTGCTGTTGTCCATCAGCGGAGCTGCGCATGCCCAGGCAAACTTTGCACCTCAAAAGGTCGGAGAAGCCATCAATAGTGTCTATGCGGAATTAAACCCGGTGCTGTCGCCAGATGGGAATGAGTTGTTCTTTGTAAGAGCTAACCACCCTCAGAATGGCTTCGGTGCAAAAGACAGTGAAGATGTATGGTACAGCAAACGTGGCGAAGATGGCACCTGGTCTGAGGCAGTTCGTGTTCCAGAGCTTAATATTGGCCGCTACAATGCTGTATGGGCCTTTACACAGGATGGTTCTGCCGTACTGATTCAGGGCCGCTACAACAAGGACGGCGATTTCTGGAAGAAGCGTGGTTTCTCCCTCGTACGCCGCACTTCAGCAGGAGAGTGGGAAACACCTAAAACTTTGTCGCTCTCTAAATTCCATAGAAAGAACAGGGGCCTGTATACCACTGCTTACCTGACACCCGATGGCAGACACATCCTTATGAGCTTCTCGAGGAAGTACAACGGCAAAAAAAGCAGGCTGTATGTAAGTCGTGAGAAAGAGCCGGGCCATTATGGAAGACCTAAAAAGATAAAGATCAAGCAGGGAAGTGCCCAGCATGCCCCTTTTGCTTCGGCCGATGGACAAAAGCTCTATTACAGCAGCAATAAGTCTGGCAACTTTGATGTGTGGGTGGCAGAGCGCCTGGACGAAAGCTGGCGCAAATGGTCGGAGCCACAGCCGCTAAGCAGCATTAACTCTGCTAACTGGGAATCTTACTTCCGCACTAATATAAAAGGAAGTCAGGCATGGTACTCGGCAAGAGCCGATAAAAATTCCAATCCTGATCTTTACACCATCAAGCTGTTTGAAGAAAACCCCTTTATCGTGGTATCCGGTCAGGTGATCAACAAAAAGACCAATCTGCCCATTACCAATCTTTCTGGTGTTACCCTTTACGCAAATGATTCCCTGGAGAATTCGCTGATGGTAAATGAAGATGGTACCTACACCATGAAGCTGCCGCTGGGAAAAAAATATCAGCTTAAGCCGCAGCTGGCGAATTACGATGCCGATCCGGTAACTGTAGAAGCCGATAGTCTGTATGAATATACAGAAACCAAACTTGACCTTTACTTCACTCCCTGGACAGTGGTTAAAGTGCAGGGAAAATTACTTGAGCGCAGTACGCTTGCACCATTCCCGGCAGAAGCTAATGCACGCATCATGGTGAATGGCAAAGAGCCGGATTCGCTGGTGGTGAATGCCAAAACAGGAGAATATGCCCTATGGGTACCTTATGGTCAAAATTACAAGCTGCAGGTGCAGGCAAAAGGTCACAAAACGGAAGAACAGCCCCTGCTGCTGGATAAGGTAAAGGCATACCAGGTAATCAGCAGAGATCTTTACGCCAGCAAAGTAAACACTGCCACGGTGCAGGGCCGCCTGCTGGACCGTAAAACCGGTAAAACCTTCCCGGCTGGTGTTCCTGTTCAGGTGATGCTCAACGATACCCTGCAGCTGACAATTATTGATACACTGGGCACTTATGCTGTACCGCTTGCGCTGGGAAATACCTATTCCCTAAGTGCCAAGGCAGAGGGTTACTATCCTATTACCGAAACGATTGATCTCTCGCAGGAAGAAAAGCAGATAAAAGTTTACAAAGACCTGTACCTGGCGCCGGTAGAGGTTGGCCAGTCTATCCGCCTGAACAATGTTTTCTTTGAGAATGCGAAATCTACCCTTAAGCCGGAGTCTTTCACAGAGCTGGACAGGGTGGTTACTTTTCTGCAGGAAAATCCCAATATGAAAATAGAAATTGCAGGCCATACCGATAACAAAGGTACCGCTGCACTCAACAACAAGCTTTCTGCCGACCGTGCAGGTGCAGTGGCAAAATACATTACCGGTAAGGGTATTGCATCCGATCGCTTAACCTCCAGAGGTTATGGCAGCACCAAGCCGGAAGCCGATAATAAAACGGAAGAAGGCCGCAGCCGCAACCGCAGGGTAGAATTCACGATCCTGGAGATCAAGAATTAA
- a CDS encoding phosphodiesterase (COG1418 Predicted HD superfamily hydrolase) codes for MEYIYVLLTAIIALVAGIFIGRMLLQRIYQQQESEAREKAALIVKEAETKSESIMKERMLQSKEKYLNLKTEFEKEVNKKKTILTQNEAKLKQREQQIKQQQEKVSRREAELEKLKTDLDEQTELAKRRREEAEKLKEQQISILEKAANLTAEDARNQLISTLEEEARTKASANIKDIIEEAKLTATKEAKKVVLETIQRTATEHAIENCVSVFNIESDDIKGKIIGREGRNIRALEAATGVEIIVDDTPEAIIISGFDPVRREIARLSLHRLVQDGRIHPARIEEVVAKTTKNIEDEIIEIGERTAIDLGVHGLHPELIKMVGRMRFRSSYGQNLLQHSREAAKLCATMAAELGLNAKLAKRAGLLHDIGKVWPEEPELPHAILGMQLAEKYKENPEVCNAIGAHHDEIEMTSMLSPIVQACDAISGSRPGARREVMESYIQRLRDLETLALNFDGVQKCYAIQAGRELRVMVDAENVSDEVASRLSFDISQKIEQDMQYPGQIKITVIREMRSVAYAK; via the coding sequence ATGGAGTACATATACGTCCTGCTAACGGCCATTATTGCGCTGGTAGCAGGGATCTTTATCGGGCGCATGCTCTTGCAGCGCATATACCAGCAACAGGAAAGCGAAGCCCGCGAAAAAGCGGCGTTAATCGTTAAGGAAGCTGAAACCAAGAGTGAAAGCATCATGAAAGAACGGATGCTGCAGTCTAAGGAAAAGTACCTCAACCTGAAAACTGAGTTTGAGAAAGAAGTAAACAAGAAGAAGACAATTCTTACCCAGAACGAAGCAAAGCTTAAACAACGCGAGCAGCAAATAAAACAGCAGCAGGAAAAAGTAAGCCGCCGCGAAGCAGAGCTTGAAAAACTTAAAACTGATTTAGACGAACAGACCGAGCTGGCCAAACGCCGCCGCGAGGAAGCTGAAAAGCTGAAAGAGCAGCAGATCTCCATCCTGGAAAAAGCTGCCAACCTAACAGCCGAAGATGCCCGTAATCAGCTCATCAGCACCCTGGAGGAAGAAGCCCGCACCAAAGCTTCTGCCAACATCAAAGATATTATTGAAGAGGCCAAGCTTACTGCTACCAAAGAAGCTAAAAAGGTAGTACTGGAAACCATTCAGCGTACTGCTACCGAGCATGCAATTGAAAACTGCGTAAGCGTATTCAACATCGAAAGTGACGATATTAAAGGCAAGATCATTGGCCGTGAGGGTCGTAACATACGCGCCCTTGAGGCTGCCACCGGTGTGGAGATCATTGTGGACGATACTCCGGAAGCAATCATCATCAGTGGATTTGACCCCGTGCGCCGTGAAATAGCCCGCCTCTCGCTGCACCGCCTGGTGCAGGATGGCCGTATTCACCCTGCGCGTATCGAAGAGGTGGTAGCCAAAACCACCAAGAATATTGAAGATGAGATCATAGAAATTGGCGAGCGTACTGCAATCGATTTGGGTGTGCATGGACTGCACCCGGAACTGATTAAAATGGTAGGCCGCATGCGTTTCCGCTCCAGCTACGGCCAAAACCTGCTGCAGCACAGCCGCGAGGCAGCCAAGCTTTGCGCCACCATGGCCGCCGAGTTAGGGCTTAATGCTAAGCTTGCCAAACGCGCAGGCCTGCTGCACGATATTGGCAAGGTATGGCCGGAGGAGCCAGAGCTGCCGCACGCGATCCTTGGCATGCAGCTGGCAGAGAAATACAAGGAGAATCCGGAGGTATGCAATGCCATTGGTGCTCACCACGATGAGATTGAGATGACTTCCATGCTATCTCCCATTGTGCAGGCATGCGATGCGATCAGTGGCTCACGCCCCGGCGCCCGCCGCGAGGTAATGGAAAGCTACATACAGCGTTTGCGCGATCTGGAGACCCTGGCCCTTAACTTTGATGGCGTGCAGAAGTGCTACGCCATACAGGCCGGACGTGAGTTGCGGGTAATGGTAGATGCTGAAAATGTATCGGATGAAGTGGCCAGCAGGCTGTCTTTCGATATCTCACAGAAGATTGAGCAGGACATGCAGTATCCGGGCCAGATCAAAATTACCGTAATCCGCGAAATGCGCTCTGTAGCCTACGCGAAGTAA
- a CDS encoding glycosyltransferase (COG0463 Glycosyltransferases involved in cell wall biogenesis) has product MKQPLASIIIAIYNKFEFLERVLAGLETQTIKDFEVILADDGSSQDTIAAIEKYRQGSTLTIKHLWHEDVGFRKTIMLNRAVLAAESNYLIFVDGDCVPHPHYIEAHLRHRQAGVVLSGRRVNLSEQLTGWLTAERIRAGAIGAAFTLRTFMDSITGKTRDAEKGIYLSNKAFEALFPQKFKGLLGCNFSLYKEDLLDINGFDERYLAPAVGEDTDPELRLRWAGKGFRSVKNYAIQYHLYHRKLQRPSVNADILAQVKEDKVAFTPFGIKKAAKS; this is encoded by the coding sequence ATGAAACAGCCTCTAGCCAGCATCATCATTGCTATCTATAATAAATTTGAATTCCTGGAGCGGGTACTGGCCGGCCTGGAAACCCAGACCATCAAGGACTTTGAGGTGATTCTGGCCGATGATGGCTCCAGTCAGGACACCATTGCCGCCATTGAAAAATACAGGCAGGGCAGCACACTCACCATTAAACATCTCTGGCACGAAGATGTGGGCTTTCGCAAAACTATTATGCTCAACAGGGCAGTGTTGGCCGCCGAAAGTAACTACCTTATTTTTGTAGATGGCGACTGTGTACCCCATCCCCATTACATTGAGGCGCACCTCCGGCACCGCCAGGCAGGAGTGGTACTCTCGGGCAGGCGCGTAAACCTTTCAGAGCAACTTACGGGCTGGCTAACGGCAGAACGCATAAGAGCAGGTGCCATTGGTGCTGCTTTTACACTCCGCACTTTTATGGACAGTATAACTGGTAAAACACGCGATGCCGAAAAAGGGATTTACCTGTCGAATAAAGCCTTTGAGGCTTTGTTCCCTCAAAAATTTAAGGGTTTGTTAGGGTGTAACTTTAGCCTTTACAAAGAGGACCTGCTGGATATCAATGGCTTTGATGAGCGCTATCTAGCTCCTGCCGTTGGAGAGGATACCGACCCTGAATTGCGCCTGCGCTGGGCGGGCAAAGGCTTTAGGAGTGTAAAAAACTATGCTATTCAGTACCATCTCTACCATCGCAAGCTGCAAAGGCCATCGGTTAATGCAGATATACTGGCACAGGTAAAAGAAGATAAGGTCGCCTTTACCCCCTTTGGTATTAAGAAAGCCGCTAAGTCTTAG
- a CDS encoding Sporulation domain-containing protein, producing the protein MRSLPQAGYTNPAFVPTQTFYLGLPGISSVAGYGGSNSLSYQQVEELKLEDDFSGRSLLDLRAKMKDQNWFTGGAQVDLLSVGVRANARLYLRYRLSTKVVSQIMLPRGLALLADEQFLKTSNSITLAPSVQAMGYLENSFGASYVVNQKLTVGANIKRLTGLANVHTEHLDMTLKSRPSEGLLQLEGSMLAYTAGYDLEAEDDESEKYEEITSYSDIMDLIGGNSGWAADLGATYQLTDKMQLGLGILDLGTINWKNGAREYSIKRASTTFQNLDEGSLNEDNYRAEAFADSVAKYFEPQDKAIGSYRTGLPVKSYLNITYELHRSVHASGIFFSQMYKGRFLPGFTAAINKEWGRRLGTSLSYTAINGSYSNVGAGFSFRLTPFQLYVVSDNVLGGIDYKNAKNVNVRAGLNLVFGTIKKPTKLPY; encoded by the coding sequence ATGCGAAGCCTGCCACAGGCAGGCTATACCAATCCGGCCTTTGTGCCTACCCAAACCTTTTATCTGGGCCTGCCGGGAATTTCATCAGTAGCAGGCTATGGAGGCAGTAATAGCCTTTCCTATCAGCAGGTTGAGGAGCTGAAACTCGAAGATGACTTTTCAGGAAGATCTTTGCTGGATTTACGGGCAAAGATGAAGGATCAGAACTGGTTTACGGGAGGTGCCCAGGTAGATCTTTTATCTGTGGGAGTTCGTGCAAATGCACGTTTATACCTGCGTTACCGCTTAAGTACTAAAGTAGTATCGCAGATAATGCTGCCACGGGGGTTGGCTTTGCTGGCAGATGAACAATTCTTAAAGACGAGCAATTCTATAACACTTGCGCCTTCGGTGCAGGCAATGGGTTATCTGGAAAATTCCTTTGGAGCATCTTATGTAGTGAACCAAAAGCTTACAGTAGGGGCTAATATCAAAAGGTTAACCGGCCTTGCGAATGTGCATACCGAACATTTGGATATGACCCTAAAATCCAGACCATCTGAAGGTTTGCTGCAGCTGGAAGGTAGTATGCTTGCTTATACGGCAGGTTATGACTTAGAAGCAGAAGATGACGAGTCAGAAAAGTATGAAGAAATCACTAGTTACAGTGATATAATGGATCTTATTGGAGGCAATAGCGGTTGGGCGGCAGATCTTGGTGCTACCTACCAGCTTACAGATAAAATGCAGCTTGGTTTGGGTATTCTGGATCTTGGCACCATTAACTGGAAGAACGGTGCCCGCGAGTACAGCATAAAAAGAGCAAGTACTACTTTTCAGAATCTTGATGAGGGAAGCCTGAATGAAGATAACTACAGGGCCGAGGCATTTGCCGATAGTGTAGCCAAATATTTTGAACCACAGGATAAGGCTATAGGCAGCTACCGCACGGGTTTGCCTGTTAAAAGCTACTTAAACATCACTTATGAGCTTCACCGCAGTGTACATGCTTCCGGTATCTTTTTCAGCCAGATGTACAAAGGCAGATTTTTGCCGGGATTTACGGCAGCCATCAATAAAGAATGGGGTCGCAGGTTAGGAACCTCCCTTAGCTATACTGCCATTAATGGTTCTTACTCAAACGTAGGTGCCGGGTTTAGCTTCCGGCTCACACCATTCCAGCTGTACGTGGTAAGCGACAACGTGCTGGGGGGCATCGATTATAAAAATGCCAAAAATGTAAACGTAAGGGCCGGTTTGAACCTGGTATTCGGAACAATCAAAAAACCTACTAAGCTTCCTTATTAA
- a CDS encoding succinyl-CoA synthetase subunit alpha (COG0074 Succinyl-CoA synthetase, alpha subunit) codes for MSVLVNKNSKVIVQGFTGSEGTFHAGQMIEYGTNVVGGVTPGKGGQTHLDRPVFNSVAEAVETTGADVSIIFVPPAFAADAIMEAADAGIKVIIAITEGIPVKDMMIAKEYLKGKEVRLIGPNCPGVITPGEAKVGIMPGFVFKSGRVGIVSKSGTLTYEAADQIVKAGLGISTAIGIGGDPIIGTPTKDAVELLMNDPETDAIVMIGEIGGNYEAVAARWIRENGNQKPVVGFIAGQTAPPGRRMGHAGAIIGGADDTAAAKMKILRENGITVVESPAEIGAATAKALKEAGITA; via the coding sequence ATGAGTGTTTTGGTAAATAAAAACTCGAAAGTGATCGTACAGGGCTTTACAGGCTCTGAAGGTACTTTCCATGCCGGCCAGATGATTGAATACGGCACAAACGTAGTAGGTGGCGTTACCCCTGGCAAAGGTGGCCAGACGCACCTGGATAGGCCGGTATTCAATTCTGTTGCAGAGGCTGTTGAAACTACCGGCGCCGATGTTTCTATTATTTTTGTACCACCGGCTTTCGCTGCTGATGCTATTATGGAGGCTGCCGATGCCGGAATCAAAGTGATCATTGCCATTACTGAGGGTATCCCGGTAAAAGATATGATGATTGCCAAAGAATACCTGAAAGGTAAAGAGGTACGACTGATAGGTCCGAACTGCCCTGGTGTTATTACGCCTGGTGAGGCTAAGGTTGGTATCATGCCTGGTTTTGTATTTAAGTCCGGACGTGTAGGCATCGTTTCTAAATCCGGTACTCTTACTTACGAAGCAGCCGACCAGATTGTAAAAGCCGGCCTTGGTATCTCTACTGCCATTGGTATTGGCGGCGACCCGATTATTGGTACGCCTACCAAAGATGCCGTAGAGCTGCTCATGAACGACCCAGAGACCGATGCCATTGTAATGATTGGTGAGATCGGGGGTAATTATGAGGCTGTTGCTGCCCGCTGGATCAGGGAAAACGGTAATCAAAAGCCTGTAGTTGGCTTTATTGCAGGCCAGACAGCGCCTCCCGGCCGCCGTATGGGCCATGCAGGTGCTATCATTGGCGGTGCCGACGATACTGCAGCTGCAAAAATGAAAATCTTACGTGAAAACGGTATTACTGTTGTGGAATCTCCAGCCGAAATTGGCGCTGCAACTGCAAAAGCATTGAAAGAAGCTGGTATTACTGCCTAA